AGGGGGGGGATAATATTTTTTTTTAGTAATTGTTGATTATTGATATATTACATTCTGTAGGCAACTCCTTTTATAACTTTATTGGCTTTCCTATTACTAACATAAATCAAAAAAAGATTTAACTCAAAAACATTGTACAAATAAACATTTTTCCATCAAATATTACCTTATTCATCAAATGATTTTACATTCTTTTAAGTATAAAATAATTCCACTCCCCTTTACATTGGTCTCAATTAGACTTTTTCACAATCAAAAATACAACAAACAAGTAACATATTTTCATTTTTGATTCAGTTTTATAATAATTCATTTCTATAAAAAGTACATTACACAACACAAAACTCCATGTCTTGTCAAATAAATATTTGCATGACAACCAAGGTACCTATAGAAATCACTGTCCTCAAACTATTACACACACTCAAAATAACACAAATTCACAGTTTTTATGAAAAAATCAAGAAAAACCATAGAAATAAACACAAAGATATTTTTTTACCAATCAATTTACACCCACCTGCACATACTCAAACCCTTTACTCGGCAAATCAAACGAATTATACTGATTCCGCCCATCAAAGATAACTCTTTCTTTGAGAAGTTTTGCTATTTCATCAAAATCGGGCGAACGAAATTCTTTCCATTCGGTGAGTAAAAGCATTGCATCGGCACCTTTTAAAGCTTCATATTTGCTTTCTACATATTGAATATCTATATCTTTTAAATAAAATATTTTAGCCTCGTGAATGGCTTTAGGGTCATACGCTCGTATTTTAGCTCCTCGTCTGACCAGTTCCTTAATAATGTAAATAGCAGGAGCCTCACGCATATCATCGGTTTCGGGTTTGAATGAAAGTCCCCAAACCGCAAAAGTTTTCCCTGTCAAATTCTCACCGTACTTGGCAACTATTTTCCGTGCGACAACCAACTTTTGTCGGTCGTTTACATTTTCCACAGAAGTAATCAGTTCCGCATTGTACCCGTGTTCTTGGGCAATTTTTGTCAGTGCTTTTACATCTTTCGGAAAACACGAGCCTCCATAACCACAACCTGGGTAAATAAAACTATATCCAATTCGAGTATCCGAACCTATTCCCAATCGCACTTTATTAACATCAGCCCCCACGCGTTCGCAAATATTGGCTATTTCGTTCATAAACGAAATTTTAGTTGCAAGCATTGCATTGGCAGCATACTTGGTCATTTCTGCCGAACGAATATCCATAGTAATGAAACGTTCATTCTGTTTAAAAAACGAGGAATAGAGCATCCGCATTTTATCAAAAGCATACGGACTTTCAGCACCAATCACTACCCTATCGGGCTTCATAAAATCTTCAATAGCTTTCCCTTCCTTTAAAAACTCAGGATTTGAAACCACTTGAAACTCAAATTTCTCGCCTCTTCTATCCAATTCGGACTGAATTACGGCTTTTACCTTGTCCCCTGTCCCTATCGGAACGGTCGATTTATCCACAACGATAAGTCTGCCCTGCATTGTCTCTCCGATAGATTTAGCTACGGAAAGCACGTATTGTAAGTCCGCCGAGCCATCATCCCCCATCGGTGTACCTACAGCTATAAATACAATTTCAGCTTTTTCGATAGCTTTCGCCAAATCGGTAGTGAATGACAAATTTTTATTAGCTACATTGGCCAAAACCATAGCTTCAAGACCAGGTTCGTAAATCGGAATAATTCCTTTTTTTAGGTTTTCTATTTTTTGAGAATTGACATCAACACAAGTAACGGTATTGCCAACTTCGGCAAAACAAGCTCCCGAAACCAACCCTACGTATCCTGTGCCTATTACAGCTATCCTCATAATTCAACTTAAAATTATTCGCACAAAGGTAGCTTTTTACACTGAAATGACAAACTACGAATGAAGTTTATCCAATAAGTTTAACAAATGAAAGTAAAAGAAAAAGCAAATTTCTATTTTTGCATTTAAAGTTTTTTTTAGCCAACACATTATGTTACAAGAAATAGAACGTAAATTTTTAGTAAAGGGAGATTTCAGAAATGAAGTTTTTAAATCTGAACGTATCATCCAAGGATATTTAAGCACTATACCTGAGCGTACAGTACGCATACGCATAAAGGACGACAAGGGATATATCACCGTAAAAGGTAGCAGTAGCCCAAACGGAATCAGTCGCTTTGAATGGGAAAAACAAATTCCTTATCAAGAGGCTGAGGCGCTGTTAAAACTCTGTGAGAAGGGCATTATCGATAAAACTCGACATCTTATAAAAGCAGGTGAACAAACTTTTGAGGTAGATGAATTTCACTGTGAAAACGAAGGACTTATCATCGCAGAAATTGAACTTCCCTCTGAAGACAGCACCTTTGAACACCCCGATTGGCTCGGCGAAGAAGTAACTGGAAATAAACGTTATTATAACGCCTCGCTAATGAAAAATCCTTATAAAAATTGGGAAAAATAATACTTCCAAAAAACTAATTAGTTGATTTTTCTAATTTTTCCTTTGCACTTTTTTATTATATTTGCCAATTACAACAATTTGAAAACAAGAGAAATGAAAAACATACGCAATTTTTGCATTATCGCACACATCGACCACGGAAAAAGTACCCTTGCTGACCGACTTTTGGACTTTACCAAAACCGTTACCGAACGCGAAAAACAAGACCAACTCCTTGATAATATGGACTTAGAACGTGAGCGAGGTATTACCATCAAATCACACGCTATCCAAATGGAGTACGAGTACAAAGGTGAAACGTACATTCTGAACCTTATCGACACCCCTGGTCACGTGGATTTCTCGTATGAAGTGTCGCGTTCCATTGCTGCGTGTGAGGGAGCTTTGCTGATTGTCGATGCTGCACAAAGTATTCAAGCTCAGACTATTTCCAACCTGTATTTGGCTCTAGAAAATGATTTGGAAATTATTCCTATCTTAAATAAAATCGACCTTCCTTCGGCAAATCCGGAAGAAGTAAAAGACGATATTGTTGATTTGCTTGGCTGTGACCCTGATGATATTATCCCTGCTTCTGGGAAAACAGGTCTAGGCGTCGAGCAAATCCTCGAAGCTATCATCGAACGCATTCCTGCCCCAAAAGGCGACCCTGATTCACCGCTTCAAGCACTGATTTTCGATTCGGTGTACAATCCGTTTCGTGGTGTGGAAACATATTTCCGTGTGATGAATGGAGAAATCCGTAAAGGTCAGAAAATCAAATTTATGTCTACTGGAAAAACGTATGATGCCGACGAGGTAGGGACGCTCAAACTCAATCAAGTAGCCAAACAATCTGTAAAAACGGGCGATGTGGGTTACCTCATTACTGGAATAAAAGATGCTCGTGAGGTAAAGGTGGGCGATACGATTACTTCGGCAGTAAATGGCTGTTCTGAAATCATTGACGGATTTGAAGATGTAAAACCGATGGTATTTGCTGGAATTTATCCTGTTGATACTGAGGATTATGAGGAACTTCGAGCTTCGATGGAAAAACTGCAACTTAACGATGCATCGCTGGTTTTCACTCCTGAAAGTTCAGCAGCATTGGGCTTCGGCTTCCGTTGTGGTTTCCTCGGAATGTTGCATTTGGAAATCATTCAGGAAAGATTGGAACGCGAGTTCGATATGACCGTAATTACTACCGTTCCGAACGTTAGTTACTTGGCTTACACGAAGAAAGACCCTGAAACGCCTATCGTAGTGAATAACCCGTCTGACCTTCCCGACCCGTCGAAATTGGACCGAGTGGAAGAGCCTTACATCAAAGCATCGGTAATTACCAAAGCGGATTTTGTGGGGCAAGTGATGTCGCTTTGTATCGAAAAACGTGGGCAAATTACTAATCAAACATATTTAACTCCCGAACGTGTGGAACTAAATTTTGATATGCCACTGGCGGAAATCGTGTTTGATTTTTACGACCGATTAAAAACAGTATCAAAAGGTTATGCTTCGTTTGATTATTCGCCTATCGGAATGAGAGCTTCTAATTTGGTGAAAGTCGATGTGCTTATCAATGCCAATTCAGTAGACGCCTTATCAGCTTTGATTCACGCCGATAATGCGTACAATATCGGAAAGAAAATGTGTGAAAAACTCCGCGAACTAATTCCACGTCAGCAGTTTGATATTCCGATTCAGGCAGCAATTGGGGCAAAAATCATCGCTCGTGAAACCATCAAAGCCCTCCGTAAAGACGTTACTGCCAAATGTTACGGTGGAGACATCTCGCGTAAACGTAAACTCCTTGAAAAACAGAAGAAAGGTAAAAAACGTATGCGCCAAATCGGAAATGTAGAAGTACCACAATCAGCATTTATGGCGGTACTGAAGCTGAATGACTAAACGGTAGCACGGTTGGGCAAAAAATATAGTTGAATCTGAGGATTGGAAAAATTGTAACTAAAATAACTATTATGAGAAATTTATATATTTTTACTATTCTTATGCTTTGTATATTTATTAGTTGTGGTCAATCTAATAAGAAACATTCATCTGATAAGGAAATTATAGGAGGCACTTATTGTGCTGAAATAGAATATTACAACCCTAAGACAGGAACCCGTAGCACCTATACTTTAGATGTGGAAGTGGAGGATGGAGAGTTAGTAAAAATCTATTGGTCTAATGGAGGTTGGTTAGATGAAACTCACTTTGTTTCTCAAGATATTACTGATGGATATTGCTCTTTTACAAGTGATAAAGGATATGAATATGAAGTAACTTTAACGGAAAAAGGAGGGGGATGTGGAGATGATTCGTATGATTTATCAAGAGAAATAGAAGAAGATGAGGAAGCTATAACTTGTCCAGAATGTGGAGATGAAAAAGATTTCACGGATGAATACTGTTCTTTTTGTGAAAGGAAATTTAAATGTCCAGAATGTGGAGATAGAAAACATAAGTATGATGATTTATGTTATTATTGTCAATCAAAAGTTGATGAAGAAGAGAGATAATTGCCCATAAATATGACGTTATGTGTTTTTTATAAATTCAAAAAATTGTATCAAGGGCAGTGAAATTTATTTTTAAAAAAGTAGAAAAATAGAGCGAAAATTTTAAATCAGTAACCCATTAATACCATATATTATGCCAGTAAAGTACAATGTCGTGGGACGCAAGAACCCACAGAAGCCGAACGAGGCTCCGAAGTTTTATGCCAGTGCCAAAGCCGATGGCGAAATCACCCTAAAGGCAATCGCTAAAGAAATAGCAACGGGTTCGACTACTGTTTCGGATACCGACGTATTGGCAACGCTTAACGAACTTACGAAAGTGCTTATAAAACACCTCTCTAATGGAGAAATCGTCAAATTTGGTGATTTTGGAAGTTTCCAAATAACCATCACCAGCGAGGGTGTGGACGACGAAAAGAAATTTACCGCAGCCAACATCAAAGGAAACAAAATCCAGTTCCGCCCAGGTACTGACCTTAAAGAAATGCTTGCTACCGTAAAATACGAAAAGTACAAAAAATAAATCGCAATCTGTCAGAAACTTAAACAGGTACGCTTTCGTTAAGAAACGGGAGCGTACCTGTTGTTTGATAGGTACGTACCTATTAAGCAATGGGTGCGTATGCGTTAAGCTATTGATGCGACAAGCCACCACAATCGGGTGGTTGGCATTCAATCGAACAAACATAAAAGACAAAGTGATTTTATAAATGAAGATAAAATTCGGTCATTGGTAATCGTAATCTGAAACTTTCAATTTAATTGTATGACGCCCAGTATAAAACAAAACTACTTACTTTGCTTCGATTTGAGTTTCGATACCGATTTTGAGCTGTTTCTGCCCACAGCGTATCTGACCTATCGTAGCGGAAAAGCCCTTTATATCTTTAAAAAAGCTACAGACAGCGTACTGCAAACTTTGTCCGAACTATCGCTTTCACAAGAAGAAAATAGCCTTTTACAGCTTACCCAAAGTCTGCAACGTGAAGTATTGTTAAAGAAGTTTTTGAAAAATAAGAGTAAACTCCAATGGAGCGCTTCTTTATACGATGATTCCAGCAAAAAACAATATATCAAAGATTACGTTGAGGAAAAAACGCATAAAATACTGGAAACCATAAGCCGTGAGCAACTACTTCTGACCGTAAACGCACAACATCATAAAGAAATACAAGCCTTTGAAATCCACCCCAAAGCCAAGCAAATCACTCCCTTTCTGGAGTTTAAAAAAACGCCAACAGCCATTCATTACCGAATGTATTTGCTTGACGGACAAACAAAAATAGCTCCGTACAAACAAAATATAGCCCTGCTTAACAATAAATATTCTTGGATTGCCATTGGCGGACATTTAGCCCAATTGGAAAACATAAAACCAGTGCATCTCAAGGGGTTTCTGAGCAAAGAAACCATTGAAATTCCGCAAAAAACCATTGGGGTTTATTTTGAGAAATTCCTAAAAGAAATTCTCAAAAAAGTAAGCATTCATCCGATTGGCTTTGAAGTCCTGACCCAAAACGAACTTAAAGGCGTAAGTATTTTTCTTTCACACGATTTTTTCATCAACACCTATAAAGTTTACCTTCGATGGGATTATCAGGGGCATTATTTTTTCAGTAACGAACGGAAATCTTCCTTTTCAAGTTTGATTCAACAGCAAGAAAATGACCTACAAATCATACAATTCAAACGCAACCAAAAGCAAGAAGAACCTTACATCAAAGCTCTAAAAAACATCGGGTTACGTTATGAGTCAGGTTGGTTAGTGGCTCCGCCAGAATCCGCCAATCTTTGGGTGTTAGAAACCCTCATTGAGCATAAATCATCATTAGAAATGGCTGGGTTTGACCTGACCCACCTTCGTCTGAACGACAAAAAAATAAATCTGGTTTTACCAAAAATAGAAACCGCTCTTACCCAAGAGGGTAACGATTGGTTCGATATTCATATCACAATCAAACAGGGCGATTATCAGTTTGATTTCAAGGATTTAATTAAAAATTTAAAAGAGAATAATCCCATTTTTGAGTTGCCCGACGGCAGTGTTTTCATCATTCCTCAGGCGTGGTTCAGCAAATATGGCACTTTGGCTAAATTTACCAAAACCGAGCAGGGCAAAACGCGTCTTGCCAAAAACAATTTCGCACTACTTGGTGAACTCCCTGAATTACAACCTCAATCCTTGAAAACTAACATCAGTTATACCCCTTCACCACGACTGAAAGCCACTTTACGCCCGTATCAGCAAGAGGGTGTACGTTGGCTTTTAGAACATTATCACAACGGATTAGGAGCTTGCCTTGCCGATGATATGGGGCTAGGAAAAACCCTGCAAACCATAGCCTTATTAGTTGCTGTTCACGACTATCTTCCAGAGGAGGAAGTCGGGCAAATGACTCTTTTTGCTGAAGTAGAAAAACAAAAACAAGCGCTTCGGGCATTGGTAATTTTACCTTCTTCATTGGTATTCAATTGGTATGATGAAACCAAACGCTTTGCACCACATTTCAAGTGTATTCAGTATATCGGAAACAATCGCAAACGTATTACATCAAGACTTATCAATTATGATGTGGTTTTTACCACCTATCATACCATTACGCGTGATATGAGCTTATTGCAGAAATTAGATTTTCGTTACATTATTTTAGATGAAAGTCAGCGCATTAAAAACAAAGATTCACAGTCCTTTAAGGCTATCGGAAGCCTACGTGGCTCACATAAAATATCGCTTAGTGGTACACCTATCGAAAATTCACTGAGCGACTTATGGGCGCAAATGCAGTTTATCAATCCGAATATTTTAGGGAGTTTTTCACACTTCTCCAATTATTTTAAAAACGGCATTGAAAAACGGCAAGACCCTATCGTTTTGGAAGAATTAAAAACCATTATTAGTCCGTTTTTACTCAGAAGAACCAAAGAGCAAGTTTTGGAAGATTTGCCCGAAATGACCGAACAAATTGCCTACTGTGAGCTTACTGCTGAACAGCAAAAATGGTACGAATCCGAAAAGTCAAAAGCCCGAAATGCACTACTTAAAGTGGATAAGTCAGTACTGACCACACACGCTCTAAACATACTAATGCGACTTAGGCAAATCAGCAACCATCCTCAACTCATTGACCCACAAAGCCCTATTACTTCTGGAAAATACCAAGAGGTTGTTAGCCATTTGGAAGCTTTAATTCAATCAAAGCAAAAAGCCCTTATTTTCAGTTCTTTTGTCAAACATTTAGCTATTTTTCAGGCGTGGTGTGAAGACAAGGGCATACGCTATTCTACGCTCACAGGTGAGGTTCGCCCCGAGATGCGAAAAGAGCAAGTCACTCAATTCCAAGAAGAAGCCGAAGTACAATTCTTCTTTATTTCATTAAAAACGGGAGAAGTAGGGTTAAATCTCACAGCGGCGTCACACGTTTTTTTACTCGACCCGTGGTGGAATCCGTTTTCAGAAAAACAAGCCATCGGGAGGGCACACCGCATCGGGCAACAAAATAAGGTAAACGTTATTCGGTTTGTTACCAAAGACACCGTTGAGGAGAAAATCATCCGCCTACAACAATCTAAAAAAGCACTTTCGCAAAGTATCATTCAGGAAAATATAATCATCAAAGATGTTATTGACAATATCGAAAGTATTTTGATGTAACTATTAGTGGTTACTGATTTTCATTCCAATAGTAACTATCTGGATAGAGACGCTTTCCGAAGATATCAGTCCCCACACGTACAATAGTAGCGCCTTCTTCTATGGCAATTTCTAAATCGCCACTCATCCCCATAGAAAGCTCCGTCATCGCTACGTTTTCAATCTGTAGGTCTTTGATTTGTAGTTGAATATCTTTAAGCAATCGGAAACATTTACGTACTTTTTCAGCATCATCGCTAAAAAGCCCTATAGTCATTAATCCTTTAATTTTTAACGTATTTAATTGAGCTACTTTCTTTACCAAATCGACCACTCCCTCAGGTTGTACCCCAAATTTACTTTCTTCGTTTGAGGTATTTACCTGAATTAAAACATCAAGTGTTCTATTTTGATTTTGAAGACGTTGGTGCATTTTTTCTGCCAAATCATAACGGTCTAACGATTGTACACAACTTACATCGTATCTTAAAATTTCTTTGATTTTATTGGTTTGTAAATGCCCAATGAAATGATTGGTATGCTGAACATCTTTCAAGGCTTCGTACTTTTCCTTAAGTTCTTGTACCCGATTTTCGGCAATTAGGGTATAACCCGCTTCTAAAGCTATTTTAATCCGTTCATGAGTAACCGTTTTGGTAGCTAATAATAACTTTACCTCTTGTGGTTTTCTTCCACTTTTTAAGCAAGCTCTATTTATTCGTTGCTGTACAACTTCAATATTTTTAAGAATTTCCATAAGAATAAAAAACTCAGATTTCTTACCAAAAAGAAATTATTTTTTGAAAAAGAACCATTTACAAACGCTTTTTTGAAACCAAAACACTCATAAAACACTTCATTTGAAAAAAATACTTGTTTCCGAGCAATAAATAAACTTTGTTAGACCCATAATAATTATGAATGAAATAACTACGATTTCTTTTTGTTTTTCATCTTTTTATACACGAAAAAGCCAAGTACTCCCATAAGCAAATACGGAAAAATCATCAGATACACAATGCCGTTATTGATGCCTTTGGCTTGTTGCAAACCCTCTTCACTTTCCAACGAAGCCCGACACATAGCGCATTGAGCAAATGTTTCGTTGTGGAAAAACAACAAAAACAACAATATTGCTAATAAAAAAGGGTTAATTCGCATAGTAAGGAGCTATCATTAAGTACACTACCACTCCAGAAACTGCCACGTAAAGCCAAATAGGAAACGTTATTTTAGCCATTCGTTTATGCCGATCAAAACGTTTAGCAAGGGCTCTAACGTAGGTAATAAGCACCAAAGGAATAATCACTATGGAACACAAAATATGAGTAATGAGTACCAAAAAATAAATTGTACGCAGTACACCTTCGCCCCCATAAGGTGTGGAGTCGGAGGTCATATGATAAACTACATACATCGCTAAAAACAATACTGAAAACAAAATACAGACCTTCATTAGGCGTTCGTGCAACACGATTTTGCCATTTTTAACTGCCCAAACAGCTACAATTAAGCAAACTGCGGTTAGCCCGTTGATGGTAGCATAAATAGGCGGAAGAAATGACAATGGCGCCACATTAGGGATTCGTACCCGAAAAAGCAAAGCAACTACCAAAGGTATCAGTACTGATAAGGCAATTATCCATCGATTGTATTTTTGTTCTGTTGTTTTCATATTGTACCAAGATTTTGGTTCAAAGGGACAAATATACAAATTTCAAAAAGAAACTGCCCCGAAAGTGTAAAGTTACTCGGAGCAGTTTTGAAAGCAAATGATTAAAGCAATTTTTTAATATCGGTAATCAGCATATTGATACCCTCATCGTTAAGTCCGTCATAATAAACAATAGGGTTTCCGTGTTCATCTTTTCGACACACAATGTTTCCGTCTTGGTCAATTAACGCAAATAGTCCGGAATGTTCAAAGCCTCCTACTGACTCATCACCTTCACCTGCGTAAATATTAAAGCTTTTATTAGCTAAATCGTAGATATCTTCAGTCTTTCCAGTAAGGAAATGCCAATGCGGATTGGTTACGCCATATTGTTCTGCATAAGCCTTTAAAACCTCGGGAGTATCCATAGCTGGATTAATGGTAAAAGAAGCAAAACCAATGTTTTTATCCTTGAACGCATTTTGTATCTTAACCATATTCTTGCTCATAATAGGACAAATGGTAGGGCAGTTTACAAAGAAGAAATCCACCACATACACTTTTCCTTGATAATCTTTATCGGTAATGGTTTGGTTATGCTGATTAGTAAAAGAAAAACTGGGTGCTTTACCTAGTTTGACTAAAGCTCCGCCGTCTTTACCTATTGTATGTCTATTAGCATCTGTAACAGAATCATTTCCGAATCTTCGGGCAATCTCAACAACAGCAAAAGTGCCTATGGCAACGATGACCAAAATTAACCCAATGTAATACGTATTCTTTCTCATTCTCTTTATTTTATTACGATTTATTATTACTCACTACTCGAATGGTTTGTTTGACTTCTTGAGCAATTTCACGTGCCTTGGAAAGGTTAGGATTAACGATAGTTACGTGACCCATTTTCCGAAACGGACGCGTCTGTCGTTTTCCGTAAATGTGCGGAGTAACGCCCTCCATTGCCATAATCTGCTCAATGTTTTGATAAACAACATCGCCTTGAAAACCTTCTTCGCCCACCAAATTAACCATCACACCAGCTACTTTGCTTTCGGTTGCTCCCAAAGGCAAATTCAAAATGGCGCGTAAATGTTGCTCAAACTGATTGGTATAACTCGCCTCAATGCTATAATGCCCCGAATTGTGCGGACGAGGCGCTACCTCATTGACTAAAATTTCATCATTTTGCGTTTGGAACATTTCCACAGCCAAAAGCCCCACACTGTTGAAAGCATCAGCCACTTGCAAAGCTACCGCTTGAGCTTTTTGAGCAATTTCATCAGGAATACGTGCTGGACAAATTACGTATTCCACTTGATTGGCTTCGGGGTGAAATTCCATTTCTACCACCGGATAGGTTTTCATCTCACCCTTTGGGCTTCGAACCACGATTACAGCAAGTTCATTTTTAAACGGAATCATCATTTCCGCAAGACATTGCCCTTGAGGCAATTGTTGCAAATCCGCCAACGAACGTACTACCTTAACCCCATTGCCATCGTAACCAAATCGGGCACTTTTCCAAACAAAAGGAAAAGTTACTTCGCCTTTTTCGGCTGCTTGTTTTAATTGGTTTAAATCTTCAAAAACTTGAAAAGGCGCCGTTGGGATTTGGTGTTGCTCATAAAACAGCTTTTGTGAAGCCTTATTTTGAATGATGTTTAGGCTTTGTGGTGTAGGATACACTTTTACGCCCTCGCGTTCTAATTGCTCCAATGCTGCTACATTCACATTTTCAATTTCGAAAGTGAGTACATCTACCCCTTTACCGAAATGATATACGGCATCATAATCCAACAAATCGCCTCGAACAAACTCATTGGTAGCAAAACGAGCGGGAGCATCGGCTGCCGCATCCATAACTTTTGTGGCAATATCAAACTTGCGAGTTTCAGTAAGCAACATCTTCCCGAGCTGTCCGCCACCTAAAATTCCTAATGTAAAATCCGACGAAAAATAATTCACTTCCTTGATTTATTAAAAATAACGGCGACAAACCTACAACTTTATTTGTAATACCACGCCTTTTAAGTATAAAATCACACCAAAAAATAGCAAGAAAATCCGTGAATACGAGCATTCAACGGATTTTCTTGAAAATATGCTATAAAAAAATGACTGAAAACTTCATCTTTAATCTAAACATAAAAGCCATAAACTTTAACATTTAATTAAAAATTGAAGGCAAATATATGAATTTTTTCTTAATTAAAATTGATTTTTATGCTTGGAGATAAAAATAATTTTCAGAAAAATTTAATTTTAACTAACATCTTATTATTGAAAAGAGTACCAGAGCAAAATACACAATAAACTGACAAAAGTCATCTTAATTCATTGATTGATTTATCTTTAATGAGAGGATTAGATATACAATATGGTAGGTTTTATAAAAAAATTTATACTTTTGTACGCAAAATTTTGAGTGTATGGCTAAAAATGTGGTGATTGTTGAGTCGCCTGCCAAGGCAAAAACGATTGAAAAATTCTTAGGAAAAGACTATAAGGTAGTATCTAGCTATGGGCATATTGCCGATTTACCTGCCAGAGAAATTGGCGTGGATATCGACAATGGATTTACCCCAAAATACATTGTATCAAGTGACAAAAAGGAGTTAGTAAAAGAATTAAAAAAACTTACCACAGAGGCAGAAACCATTTGGTTGGCGAGTGATGAAGACCGTGAGGGAGAAGCCATTGCTTGGCATTTGGCCGAAACTCTAAATTTAAAATCGAAAAACACCAAGCGTATCGTTTTCAATTCCATCACAAAATCAGCCATTGAAAAAGCCATTCAAAACCCCAGAGGTATTGATTATAATTTGGTAAACGCACAACAAGCCCGTCGCATTTTAGACCGATTAGTGGGTTACGAACTATCACCCGTGTTGTGGAAAAAAGTAAAAAGTGGGCTCTCGGCAGGACGTGTACAATCGGTAGCCGTACGCCTAATTGTGGAGAGGGAACGTGAAATACAAGATTTTAAAACCCAATCATCTTACAAAATCACTGCCGAATTCACCAATGCTGAAGGAAAGACTATAAAAGCTACGTTAGCCAAAGGTTTCGATTCTTATGATGATGCTCAACGTTTTTTACAAAAAAACATCGGAGCCAATTTTACCGTAGCCACTCTTGAAAAAAAACCTACTAAAAAGTCACCCGCACCACCATTTACCACCTCTACCTTACAACAAGAAGCCTCACGGAAGTTAAATTTTTCGGTAAGCCGAACAATGACTGTAGCTCAACGCTTGTACGAATCGGGTTTAATTACCTATATGCGTACCGATAGCGTAAATCTGTCGCAAGAGGCACTTCAATCTGCCAAGAATGCAATAAAAAGTATTTATGGGGAAAAATACGCACATTCGCGTAACTTTTCTTCAAAAACTAAAGGCGCTCAAGAAGCTCACGAAGCCATCCGTCCTACGGATATGAGCCGTCCTTCAATAACTATTGAACGCGACCAAGACCGCCTTTATGAACTCATCTGGAAGAGAACCATCGCCTCACAAATGAGTGATGCTCAATTAGAAAGAACTTCCATTAAAATAGTAGCCGATAAACACGACGAAATGTTTACGGCAAATGGCGAGGTTATTCTCTTTGACGGATTTTTAAAAGTGTATCTGGAAAGTACTGATGAGGAAGATGAAGAGCAAGAAGGAATGCTCCCAGCACTAACACAGGGCGAAAAATTAAAT
This genomic window from Capnocytophaga canimorsus contains:
- a CDS encoding 5-(carboxyamino)imidazole ribonucleotide synthase, yielding MNYFSSDFTLGILGGGQLGKMLLTETRKFDIATKVMDAAADAPARFATNEFVRGDLLDYDAVYHFGKGVDVLTFEIENVNVAALEQLEREGVKVYPTPQSLNIIQNKASQKLFYEQHQIPTAPFQVFEDLNQLKQAAEKGEVTFPFVWKSARFGYDGNGVKVVRSLADLQQLPQGQCLAEMMIPFKNELAVIVVRSPKGEMKTYPVVEMEFHPEANQVEYVICPARIPDEIAQKAQAVALQVADAFNSVGLLAVEMFQTQNDEILVNEVAPRPHNSGHYSIEASYTNQFEQHLRAILNLPLGATESKVAGVMVNLVGEEGFQGDVVYQNIEQIMAMEGVTPHIYGKRQTRPFRKMGHVTIVNPNLSKAREIAQEVKQTIRVVSNNKS
- a CDS encoding SCO family protein, producing the protein MRKNTYYIGLILVIVAIGTFAVVEIARRFGNDSVTDANRHTIGKDGGALVKLGKAPSFSFTNQHNQTITDKDYQGKVYVVDFFFVNCPTICPIMSKNMVKIQNAFKDKNIGFASFTINPAMDTPEVLKAYAEQYGVTNPHWHFLTGKTEDIYDLANKSFNIYAGEGDESVGGFEHSGLFALIDQDGNIVCRKDEHGNPIVYYDGLNDEGINMLITDIKKLL
- a CDS encoding YggS family pyridoxal phosphate-dependent enzyme: MEILKNIEVVQQRINRACLKSGRKPQEVKLLLATKTVTHERIKIALEAGYTLIAENRVQELKEKYEALKDVQHTNHFIGHLQTNKIKEILRYDVSCVQSLDRYDLAEKMHQRLQNQNRTLDVLIQVNTSNEESKFGVQPEGVVDLVKKVAQLNTLKIKGLMTIGLFSDDAEKVRKCFRLLKDIQLQIKDLQIENVAMTELSMGMSGDLEIAIEEGATIVRVGTDIFGKRLYPDSYYWNENQ
- a CDS encoding DEAD/DEAH box helicase → MTPSIKQNYLLCFDLSFDTDFELFLPTAYLTYRSGKALYIFKKATDSVLQTLSELSLSQEENSLLQLTQSLQREVLLKKFLKNKSKLQWSASLYDDSSKKQYIKDYVEEKTHKILETISREQLLLTVNAQHHKEIQAFEIHPKAKQITPFLEFKKTPTAIHYRMYLLDGQTKIAPYKQNIALLNNKYSWIAIGGHLAQLENIKPVHLKGFLSKETIEIPQKTIGVYFEKFLKEILKKVSIHPIGFEVLTQNELKGVSIFLSHDFFINTYKVYLRWDYQGHYFFSNERKSSFSSLIQQQENDLQIIQFKRNQKQEEPYIKALKNIGLRYESGWLVAPPESANLWVLETLIEHKSSLEMAGFDLTHLRLNDKKINLVLPKIETALTQEGNDWFDIHITIKQGDYQFDFKDLIKNLKENNPIFELPDGSVFIIPQAWFSKYGTLAKFTKTEQGKTRLAKNNFALLGELPELQPQSLKTNISYTPSPRLKATLRPYQQEGVRWLLEHYHNGLGACLADDMGLGKTLQTIALLVAVHDYLPEEEVGQMTLFAEVEKQKQALRALVILPSSLVFNWYDETKRFAPHFKCIQYIGNNRKRITSRLINYDVVFTTYHTITRDMSLLQKLDFRYIILDESQRIKNKDSQSFKAIGSLRGSHKISLSGTPIENSLSDLWAQMQFINPNILGSFSHFSNYFKNGIEKRQDPIVLEELKTIISPFLLRRTKEQVLEDLPEMTEQIAYCELTAEQQKWYESEKSKARNALLKVDKSVLTTHALNILMRLRQISNHPQLIDPQSPITSGKYQEVVSHLEALIQSKQKALIFSSFVKHLAIFQAWCEDKGIRYSTLTGEVRPEMRKEQVTQFQEEAEVQFFFISLKTGEVGLNLTAASHVFLLDPWWNPFSEKQAIGRAHRIGQQNKVNVIRFVTKDTVEEKIIRLQQSKKALSQSIIQENIIIKDVIDNIESILM
- a CDS encoding DUF420 domain-containing protein, which gives rise to MKTTEQKYNRWIIALSVLIPLVVALLFRVRIPNVAPLSFLPPIYATINGLTAVCLIVAVWAVKNGKIVLHERLMKVCILFSVLFLAMYVVYHMTSDSTPYGGEGVLRTIYFLVLITHILCSIVIIPLVLITYVRALAKRFDRHKRMAKITFPIWLYVAVSGVVVYLMIAPYYAN